A genomic stretch from Thunnus maccoyii chromosome 19, fThuMac1.1, whole genome shotgun sequence includes:
- the tmem119b gene encoding transmembrane protein 119b, with translation MKLPMALRVIGLSAVFCISSTLATPIPFLNSLEGSTDEEELNHFTSSLPTSDLSTDYQTTPIGPTHVDADFLSQVVSFLEENMLLILVAGTLILVVFLIICCAIVMSRRRKVNAYYPSSFPSKMYVDDRDKTGGAKPFIEVPEKAAPKQESEPVDSHKQLQADIMKAAKSLRTPNKSVDAAEGSDPSQKVADHSPADSSKPDVSILDKELPSLPEEKELSHQLSDSEAAAAAGSPELNSPEQPHPDEDDPEEPLTGRSPRPPSLHIHNDSATLQLIAGEKTAF, from the coding sequence ATGAAGCTCCCAATGGCCCTTCGTGTGATTGGTCTGTCTGCGGTGTTCTGCATCAGCAGCACTTTGGCCACACCTAtaccttttttaaattcactgGAGGGAAGTACAGATGAGGAAGAGCTCAACCACttcacttcctctctgcctACCAGCGACCTTTCGACTGATTACCAAACCACACCTATCGGCCCCACGCATGTGGATGCTGACTTTCTCAGTCAGGTTGTGAGCTTTTTAGAGGAGAACATGCTCCTCATCCTTGTTGCTGGCACTTTAATCCTTGTTGTCTTCCTTATCATCTGTTGTGCAATTGTGATGAGCCGCAGACGGAAAGTCAATGCCTACTACCCTTCCTCCTTCCCCTCAAAGATGTATGTGGACGACAGAGACAAAACCGGAGGTGCTAAACCCTTTATTGAAGTGCCAGAAAAGGCCGCTCCTAAACAGGAAAGTGAACCAGTAGACTCTCACAAACAGCTCCAGGCAGACATCATGAAGGCTGCCAAGAGCCTTCGCACGCCAAATAAATCTGTCGATGCTGCAGAGGGAAGTGACCCCAGTCAGAAAGTAGCAGACCACAGTCCTGCGGACAGCTCTAAACCAGATGTTAGCATCCTAGACAAGGAGCTACCAAGTCTCCCTGAGGAAAAGGAGCTGTCTCATCAGCTTTCTGacagtgaagcagctgcagcagcaggcagccCTGAGCTGAATTCTCCAGAGCAGCCTCATCCAGATGAAGACGATCCAGAGGAGCCTTTAACTGGCAGGAGTCCCCGGCCCCCCTCTCTGCATATTCACAATGACTCTGCAACACTCCAGCTGATCGCCGGAGAGAAAACTGCCTTCTAA
- the LOC121885842 gene encoding iron-sulfur cluster assembly scaffold protein IscU-like: protein MAGTVAKKCFSPLAFLTRRLSAPEFITQCCYHKKVVDHYENPRNVGTLDKSSKNVGTGLVGAPACGDVMKLQIEVDDEGKIVDARFKTFGCGSAIASSSLATEWVKGKSVDEALMIKNTDIAKELSLPPVKLHCSMLAEDAIKAALADYRGKQQDDQQEAVRAVN from the exons ATGGCGGGTACAGTGGCAAAGAAGTGTTTCAGTCCTCTTGCTTTCCTCACCAGGAGGCTTTCTGCTCCGGAGTTCATCACCCAGTGCTGCTACCACAAGAAG GTGGTGGATCATTATGAGAACCCAAGAAATGTGGGCACACTGGACAAAAGCTCCAAGAACGTTGGGACCGGCTTGGTCGGTGCTCCAGCCTGTGGAGATGTGATGAAGCTTCAG ATTGAGGTGGATGACGAGGGGAAAATTGTGGATGCCAGGTTCAAAACCTTTGGATGCGGCTCTGCCATCGCCTCCAGCTCTCTGGCCACCGAGTGGGTGAAGGGCAAATCT GTGGATGAAGCTCTGATGATAAAGAACACTGACATTGCTAAAGAGCTCAGTCTGCCACCGGTTAAGCTTCACTGCTCCA TGCTTGCAGAGGATGCCATCAAGGCTGCCCTGGCTGACTATCGCGGCAAGCAACAGGATGACCAGCAGGAGGCAGTCAGGGCCGTGAATTAA